From Gemmatimonadaceae bacterium, the proteins below share one genomic window:
- a CDS encoding DUF853 family protein yields MTNPLTIAKNAATELALLPALANRHGCITGATGTGKTISLQVLAEQFSRIGVPVFLADVKGDLSGLAASGQMSPKLKERLEKLGLPEPSFGECPVTFWDVFGEQGHPVRATISDMGPLLLARLLNLNDTQEGVLSIAFQVADDNGLLLLDLKDLRSMLQFIGDNAAQIKTQYGNVSAASIGAIQRGLLQLEQQGAERFFGEPMLNIDDLMQTVDGRGVVNILAADKLMQSPRLYASFLLWLLSELFENLPEVGDPEKPKLVFFFDEAHLLFADAPAALLEKVELVVRLIRSKGVGVYFVTQNPIDIPDKVLGQLGNRIQHALRAFTPRDQKAVRATAETMRPNPAIDIEQAILELSVGEALVSLLDAKGSPGITERAWMLAPGSRFGPINADERKGIIQQSVVAGVYEQAQDRESAFELLKARAESAAAQAPQQAQGRGGLMGGGAASAGGAAAAGGIAGALGGLIFGSTGPRGGKRDGLLDIMAKSAARSTGTAISRSIMRGVLGGLLGGSKRR; encoded by the coding sequence ATGACCAATCCCCTCACCATCGCCAAGAACGCGGCCACTGAACTGGCCCTGCTTCCCGCTCTCGCCAACCGCCACGGCTGCATCACGGGTGCGACGGGAACGGGCAAGACCATTTCCCTTCAGGTGCTGGCCGAGCAGTTCTCCCGCATCGGCGTGCCAGTGTTCCTCGCGGATGTGAAGGGCGACTTGAGCGGTCTCGCGGCCAGCGGGCAGATGAGCCCGAAGCTCAAGGAGCGGCTCGAGAAACTCGGGCTCCCCGAACCGAGCTTCGGCGAGTGCCCCGTCACCTTCTGGGACGTGTTCGGCGAGCAGGGGCATCCCGTGCGCGCGACCATCTCCGACATGGGGCCGCTGCTGCTCGCGCGGCTGCTCAACCTGAACGACACGCAGGAAGGCGTGCTGTCGATTGCCTTCCAGGTCGCCGACGACAACGGCCTGCTGTTGCTCGACCTCAAGGACCTGCGCTCGATGCTGCAGTTCATCGGTGACAACGCCGCGCAGATCAAGACGCAATACGGCAACGTGTCGGCGGCCAGCATCGGGGCGATCCAGCGCGGGCTGTTGCAGCTCGAACAGCAGGGCGCCGAGCGGTTCTTCGGCGAGCCGATGCTCAACATCGACGACCTGATGCAGACGGTCGATGGCCGCGGCGTGGTGAACATCCTCGCCGCCGACAAGCTGATGCAGAGCCCACGGCTCTACGCGTCGTTCCTGCTTTGGCTGCTCAGCGAGCTGTTCGAGAACCTGCCCGAGGTCGGCGATCCGGAGAAGCCCAAGCTGGTGTTCTTCTTCGACGAGGCGCACCTCCTGTTCGCTGATGCGCCGGCGGCGCTCCTGGAGAAGGTTGAACTGGTGGTGCGGCTCATTCGCTCGAAGGGTGTCGGCGTGTACTTCGTCACGCAGAATCCCATCGACATTCCCGACAAGGTCCTCGGCCAGCTGGGCAACCGCATCCAGCACGCCCTGCGCGCCTTCACGCCGCGCGACCAGAAGGCGGTGCGCGCCACCGCCGAGACGATGCGACCGAACCCGGCCATCGACATCGAGCAGGCCATCCTTGAGCTGTCAGTGGGTGAGGCGCTGGTCTCGCTGCTCGACGCCAAGGGCAGCCCGGGCATCACGGAGCGCGCGTGGATGTTGGCGCCGGGCTCGCGCTTTGGTCCCATCAACGCCGACGAGCGCAAGGGCATCATCCAACAGTCAGTGGTGGCAGGCGTGTACGAGCAGGCGCAGGACCGGGAGTCGGCGTTCGAACTCCTGAAGGCACGCGCCGAGTCGGCGGCGGCGCAGGCACCGCAGCAGGCGCAAGGTCGTGGCGGCCTGATGGGTGGGGGTGCGGCGAGCGCAGGCGGCGCCGCAGCCGCCGGCGGCATCGCCGGTGCGCTCGGCGGCTTGATCTTCGGCAGCACCGGCCCGCGCGGCGGCAAGCGTGACGGACTGCTCGACATCATGGCCAAGAGCGCGGCCCGCAGCACGGGGACGGCCATCTCGCGCTCAATCATGCGCGGCGTCTTGGGCGGATTGCTCGGCGGGTCGAAGCGCCGCTAG
- a CDS encoding GGDEF domain-containing protein, translated as MLWIGLIVVVAAGAWLLRRRGVPRLVWPGDDSQPIVERSSVPPLPMASEEQRKSRTLLTAFRSDEFPAPVDAEQEDRRVIERALQLLAEHTGAAQSVLWRPDDEHDGVLTAVAWSPGAEPPVLHEQHALLVRLSAQEQRSTYNPGGPHLEVVSVGAMLGVERGAVSVHFRELPVDDRTTITEWVTRHGRGIADLYDAVRARSVLATRTNKLRAMVRTATTLQGSRDPMALERGLVRDACTVTGAEWATIVRWNNEERRGELSHSGESAPDFGPRVVAGPSSLVGEVCSSGQLRAFPDARPLHDPDEQVFDHVSLPHMVRSLCIAPLRRGGNEAAIGAILLGHSGRGRLAHNDAHAAADLGVIAAGALETAWAVREATERARTDQLTGLPNRRAFDESFGRIVAETDRYGGAMALVLADIDHFKRVNDTYGHEAGDQVLKAVGAVLTGARRGTDVVVRLGGEELALLLPQTEAQGAAEVAERLREAIEALRVRTSAGEIRVTSSFGVALYEARSGSATTLFERADKALYAAKHGGRNRVELDAS; from the coding sequence GTGTTGTGGATCGGGCTGATTGTCGTGGTGGCGGCGGGAGCCTGGCTGCTGCGTCGTCGCGGCGTCCCGCGCCTCGTCTGGCCCGGCGACGACTCGCAGCCGATCGTCGAGCGCTCCTCGGTGCCGCCGTTGCCGATGGCCTCCGAGGAGCAACGGAAGAGCCGCACGCTGCTCACGGCGTTCCGCTCGGACGAGTTCCCCGCGCCGGTGGATGCGGAGCAGGAGGATCGTCGTGTCATCGAGCGAGCGCTGCAGCTGCTCGCCGAACACACGGGCGCCGCGCAGTCCGTGCTCTGGCGACCCGACGACGAGCACGACGGCGTGTTGACGGCGGTCGCGTGGTCGCCGGGTGCGGAGCCGCCGGTCCTGCACGAACAGCACGCGCTGCTCGTGCGGCTGAGCGCGCAGGAGCAGCGTTCCACCTACAATCCCGGTGGCCCGCACCTGGAGGTCGTGTCCGTTGGTGCGATGCTCGGCGTCGAACGCGGGGCGGTCAGCGTGCACTTCCGCGAGCTGCCCGTGGACGACCGCACGACGATCACCGAATGGGTCACGCGGCACGGGCGTGGAATCGCCGACCTCTACGACGCGGTGCGCGCCCGCTCGGTGCTGGCCACGCGCACGAACAAGCTGCGGGCGATGGTGCGCACGGCCACCACGCTGCAGGGCAGCCGCGACCCGATGGCGCTCGAGCGTGGCCTGGTGCGTGATGCCTGCACCGTCACGGGCGCCGAGTGGGCGACGATCGTGCGCTGGAACAATGAGGAACGCCGCGGTGAGCTCTCGCACTCGGGAGAGTCGGCGCCGGACTTCGGGCCGCGTGTGGTGGCGGGCCCATCGTCGTTGGTCGGCGAGGTCTGCAGCTCGGGCCAGCTGCGGGCGTTTCCCGACGCCCGCCCGCTGCACGACCCTGATGAACAGGTCTTCGATCACGTGTCGTTGCCGCACATGGTGCGGTCGTTGTGCATTGCGCCGCTGCGCCGTGGCGGAAACGAGGCCGCAATCGGCGCCATTCTTCTCGGCCACTCGGGACGCGGGCGATTGGCGCACAATGACGCGCACGCGGCCGCTGACCTGGGTGTCATCGCGGCGGGCGCGCTGGAGACCGCGTGGGCGGTGCGTGAGGCGACGGAGCGCGCGCGCACCGATCAGTTGACGGGCTTGCCTAATCGCCGGGCCTTCGACGAAAGCTTTGGGCGGATCGTGGCCGAGACCGATCGCTACGGTGGTGCGATGGCGCTGGTGTTGGCGGACATCGATCACTTCAAGCGTGTGAACGACACGTATGGGCACGAGGCGGGCGACCAGGTGCTCAAGGCGGTCGGTGCTGTCCTCACGGGAGCGCGACGCGGCACCGACGTCGTCGTGCGTCTTGGTGGTGAGGAACTGGCCCTCTTGCTGCCGCAGACCGAGGCGCAGGGCGCCGCCGAGGTGGCGGAGCGCCTGCGGGAGGCGATCGAGGCGCTGCGCGTGCGCACCTCGGCGGGAGAGATCCGCGTGACCTCAAGCTTCGGTGTCGCCCTGTACGAGGCGCGCTCTGGCAGCGCGACCACGTTGTTCGAGCGCGCCGACAAGGCCTTGTATGCGGCCAAGCACGGAGGCCGGAACCGGGTCGAGCTGGACGCATCCTGA
- a CDS encoding GNAT family N-acetyltransferase, with translation MLIRPALAGDTPAVHRLLEDASLPLDGLPDDFGNQRDFLVADSGDAVRGAIGLERYGDSALLRSAVVAPALRGTGLGAQLVHALLEHARATGIRDLVLLTTTAEHWFPRFGFTRITRAEVPEAMHASAELQGACPATAVVMRLSFG, from the coding sequence ATGCTGATTCGACCAGCCCTCGCCGGCGACACGCCAGCCGTCCATCGGCTGCTGGAAGACGCCTCCTTGCCGCTCGACGGACTGCCTGACGACTTCGGCAACCAGCGCGACTTCTTGGTCGCCGACTCTGGCGATGCCGTGCGTGGCGCCATCGGCCTTGAGCGTTACGGCGACTCGGCGCTGCTGCGCAGCGCCGTCGTCGCGCCTGCCCTGCGCGGCACCGGACTCGGCGCACAACTCGTGCACGCCCTGCTCGAACACGCGCGAGCCACGGGGATCCGCGACCTCGTGCTGCTCACCACGACTGCGGAGCACTGGTTCCCGCGCTTTGGCTTCACGCGCATCACGCGCGCGGAGGTGCCCGAGGCGATGCACGCGTCGGCCGAACTGCAGGGCGCGTGCCCGGCGACGGCGGTAGTGATGAGGCTTTCTTTTGGATGA
- a CDS encoding MATE family efflux transporter, with protein sequence MARLAAPIVLVNLGMHGMGLVDAAMLGRVSAADLAAGGLGNFYFFGVAIIGIGILMALDPVIAQGVGAEDEAQIARGIQRGVLMTALISVVVSLSFLAARPVFSALRQPAEVVPLAAGYVLWSIPGMLPFFAFNMLRQTLQAFHRVWPVVLCVVAGNLANVFLNWVLIFGHLGFEPGGVIGSSQGTAIARWVMALVLLAASWRELRPYLTAWRPESWRWGPLSRMFRLGFPIGLQFLAEAGAFGFATVMSGWLGTIVLAGHEITLALAGMTFMVPMGVAAAGSVMVGRAIGRGDVAASRRDAVAALVVGVGFMVSTAIVFAIVPNGLAGLFTVDAATRQLAALLIPIAAVFQVFDGTQVISASILRGAGDTRVPAILHALSFWAVGVPLGAWLAFGRGMGAAGIWWGLTAGLSAAAILQLQRVRRKLGREVARVIIDHAHAP encoded by the coding sequence ATGGCGCGCCTCGCGGCGCCCATCGTGCTTGTGAATCTTGGGATGCACGGCATGGGCCTCGTGGACGCGGCGATGCTCGGGCGTGTCTCGGCCGCCGACCTCGCGGCCGGCGGGCTCGGCAACTTCTACTTCTTCGGCGTCGCCATTATTGGGATCGGCATCCTGATGGCGCTCGATCCCGTGATCGCGCAGGGTGTGGGCGCCGAGGACGAGGCGCAGATCGCGCGCGGCATCCAGCGCGGCGTGTTGATGACGGCGCTGATCAGCGTCGTGGTCTCGCTCAGCTTCCTCGCCGCGCGACCCGTGTTCAGTGCGCTGCGCCAGCCGGCCGAGGTCGTGCCGCTCGCCGCGGGCTACGTGCTCTGGAGCATCCCGGGCATGCTGCCGTTCTTCGCGTTCAACATGCTGCGGCAGACGCTGCAGGCCTTCCATCGCGTGTGGCCAGTGGTGCTGTGCGTGGTGGCCGGCAACCTCGCGAATGTGTTCCTCAACTGGGTGCTGATCTTCGGGCACCTGGGATTCGAGCCGGGTGGCGTCATCGGCTCCTCGCAGGGCACGGCCATTGCCCGGTGGGTCATGGCGCTGGTGCTCCTCGCGGCGAGCTGGCGCGAGTTGCGGCCATACCTCACGGCCTGGCGCCCGGAATCGTGGCGCTGGGGTCCGCTGTCGCGGATGTTCCGCCTTGGCTTCCCCATCGGCCTGCAGTTCCTAGCCGAAGCCGGGGCCTTCGGGTTTGCGACGGTCATGAGCGGGTGGTTGGGCACCATCGTCCTGGCCGGGCACGAGATCACGTTGGCGCTGGCGGGCATGACCTTTATGGTGCCCATGGGCGTGGCGGCTGCTGGCTCGGTGATGGTGGGGCGCGCGATCGGGCGCGGCGACGTCGCCGCCTCGCGCCGCGACGCCGTCGCGGCCTTGGTCGTCGGCGTCGGGTTCATGGTGTCGACCGCCATCGTGTTCGCCATCGTACCGAACGGACTCGCCGGGCTCTTCACGGTCGACGCCGCCACGCGGCAGCTCGCCGCGCTGCTGATTCCCATCGCCGCGGTGTTCCAGGTCTTCGACGGCACGCAGGTCATCTCGGCGAGCATCCTGCGCGGCGCGGGGGACACGCGCGTCCCAGCCATCCTACACGCGCTGAGTTTCTGGGCCGTGGGGGTGCCGCTTGGTGCGTGGCTGGCCTTCGGCCGCGGGATGGGCGCGGCCGGCATCTGGTGGGGCCTGACCGCCGGGCTCTCGGCGGCCGCCATCCTCCAGTTGCAGCGCGTGCGGCGGAAGCTCGGACGCGAGGTCGCGCGCGTGATTATCGACCACGCGCACGCGCCCTAG
- the larB gene encoding nickel pincer cofactor biosynthesis protein LarB, with protein MRRERVRALLDDVAAGRSTVEAALAQLDAAPVDELPFATLDRHRALRQGFPEVVFGQGKTPEQLVAITERLAEHGEGFLVTRVDEQAQAALVNRWAKAERNALARTVLLRGPNPPASGTRGVAVVTAGTSDLPVAEEAAVTLDAIGHPVQRVTDVGVAGIHRVLARRETLAEAAVVIVVAGMDGALPSVVGGLVRVPVIAVPTSVGYGAAFAGLAPLLTMLNSCAAGVTVCNIDNGFGAAVAAARILEG; from the coding sequence ATGAGACGTGAACGCGTTCGCGCCCTGCTCGACGATGTCGCGGCAGGGCGCTCGACCGTCGAGGCTGCGCTTGCGCAGCTCGACGCAGCACCCGTGGATGAGCTGCCGTTCGCGACGCTCGATCGCCATCGGGCGCTGCGGCAGGGCTTCCCTGAGGTCGTGTTTGGACAGGGAAAGACTCCCGAGCAGCTGGTGGCCATTACGGAGCGGCTGGCGGAGCACGGCGAGGGATTTCTTGTCACGCGAGTGGACGAGCAGGCGCAGGCGGCACTCGTGAATCGGTGGGCGAAGGCGGAACGCAACGCACTGGCGCGAACAGTGTTGCTGCGTGGCCCCAATCCGCCGGCAAGCGGGACGCGCGGTGTGGCGGTGGTCACCGCCGGCACCAGCGACCTCCCGGTCGCCGAGGAAGCCGCGGTTACACTCGATGCCATCGGGCACCCTGTGCAACGCGTGACCGATGTCGGCGTGGCCGGCATCCATCGCGTGTTGGCGCGTCGCGAGACCTTGGCCGAGGCTGCCGTCGTAATCGTGGTGGCCGGCATGGACGGCGCGTTGCCGTCTGTGGTTGGCGGTCTCGTGCGCGTGCCAGTCATCGCCGTGCCGACCAGCGTGGGCTACGGGGCAGCGTTTGCGGGCCTGGCGCCGCTACTGACCATGCTCAACTCCTGCGCCGCCGGCGTGACGGTCTGCAACATCGACAACGGGTTCGGCGCCGCTGTGGCTGCTGCCCGCATCCTCGAAGGCTGA
- a CDS encoding PTS sugar transporter subunit IIA, translated as MELREFFSEDAIQLELAGTNKDDIIKELIGLLRLDEKDEAMLYKMLKRRENLGSTGIGRGIAIPHCRSLVVSKLRVAFGRKKAGVDFKAIDDKPVHFFFLIVAPPLEVSNQYLPVLGKIAQFSKEPDVPEKLLGLTEPAQFMALLKEKGV; from the coding sequence ATGGAACTCCGGGAATTCTTCTCTGAAGACGCGATTCAACTCGAACTCGCGGGCACCAACAAGGACGACATCATCAAGGAGCTCATCGGGCTCCTCCGCCTCGATGAAAAGGACGAGGCGATGCTCTACAAGATGCTCAAGCGCCGGGAGAACCTCGGCTCCACAGGCATCGGGCGCGGGATCGCCATCCCCCACTGCCGCTCGCTCGTCGTGAGCAAGCTTCGCGTGGCCTTCGGCCGCAAGAAGGCCGGCGTGGACTTCAAGGCGATCGATGACAAGCCGGTGCACTTCTTCTTCCTGATCGTCGCGCCGCCGCTGGAGGTGTCCAACCAATACCTCCCGGTGCTGGGCAAAATCGCCCAGTTCTCCAAGGAGCCGGACGTGCCGGAGAAGCTGCTGGGACTCACGGAGCCCGCCCAGTTCATGGCGTTGCTGAAGGAGAAGGGCGTTTAA
- the chrA gene encoding chromate efflux transporter — protein MPWRTGSPQEVFRAFAKLGLTAFGGPVAHLGYFRREFVERRAWLSDAQFAQLVALSQFLPGPASSQLGFAIGLRRAGMGGALAAFVAFTLPSALLLFAFGTSLPRLQSPFAERVLHGLALAAVAIVAHGVTRMAQRLTPDLPRAVLALVAATVMLLGSLPWLQLAVIVGGALAGLVFLSHATDGAMPASPTAAGVRGGAAALVVAGVLLALALLLPATEPTLVAIAAVFWRAGSLVFGGGHVVLPLLQHATVSPGWVSVETFLTGYGAAQAVPGPMFTLATFLGAQIPTAAHPAAGALVATLAIFAPGFLLLIGALPLWERLSHAGSARRLVAGVNAAVVGLLLAALIDPVMSKALHSGADVAIATLALVAIWPERRSALWALVVGVAGSVAVAAVGGRL, from the coding sequence ATGCCTTGGCGCACGGGTTCTCCGCAGGAGGTGTTTCGGGCGTTCGCGAAACTGGGCCTCACCGCATTTGGAGGTCCCGTTGCGCACCTCGGTTATTTCCGCCGCGAGTTCGTTGAACGCCGCGCGTGGTTGAGCGATGCGCAGTTCGCCCAACTCGTGGCGCTCAGCCAGTTCCTGCCCGGACCGGCGAGCAGCCAGCTAGGCTTTGCGATCGGACTACGACGCGCGGGCATGGGCGGCGCTCTCGCGGCGTTCGTTGCCTTTACCCTGCCGTCGGCATTGCTCCTCTTCGCCTTCGGTACCAGCCTTCCGCGGCTGCAATCACCGTTCGCCGAGCGAGTGCTGCACGGCCTCGCGCTCGCCGCCGTGGCGATCGTCGCCCACGGGGTGACCCGGATGGCCCAGCGGCTCACGCCTGATCTGCCACGTGCCGTTCTGGCCTTGGTCGCTGCAACCGTGATGCTTCTGGGTTCACTGCCGTGGCTGCAGTTGGCCGTCATCGTCGGCGGCGCCTTGGCCGGGCTCGTGTTCCTCTCTCACGCGACGGATGGCGCGATGCCGGCATCGCCAACTGCCGCCGGAGTCCGCGGCGGCGCGGCAGCTCTTGTTGTCGCCGGGGTGCTCCTGGCGCTCGCGCTGCTGTTGCCCGCAACCGAACCCACCCTCGTCGCCATTGCTGCGGTCTTCTGGCGCGCGGGCTCGTTGGTCTTCGGTGGTGGCCACGTGGTGCTGCCGTTGCTGCAACACGCCACGGTCTCGCCGGGCTGGGTCTCCGTGGAGACCTTTCTTACGGGCTACGGCGCGGCGCAGGCAGTTCCCGGCCCGATGTTCACACTCGCCACCTTCCTCGGTGCGCAGATCCCGACCGCGGCACACCCGGCCGCTGGGGCGCTCGTGGCCACGCTCGCCATATTCGCTCCGGGCTTTCTCTTGCTGATTGGCGCGCTGCCGTTGTGGGAACGACTCTCGCACGCCGGCTCCGCCCGACGGCTCGTCGCGGGCGTCAACGCGGCGGTCGTCGGACTGCTCTTGGCGGCGTTGATTGACCCGGTGATGTCAAAGGCACTCCACTCCGGCGCTGACGTCGCCATCGCAACGCTTGCCCTCGTCGCGATTTGGCCTGAGCGTCGATCTGCGCTCTGGGCGCTCGTCGTAGGCGTGGCGGGCAGTGTGGCCGTGGCGGCCGTCGGCGGCCGTCTCTGA
- a CDS encoding Rid family detoxifying hydrolase yields the protein MTTRQSVSAADAPKAIGPYSQAIWNGHELFCSGQTPIDPSTGRLIDGDVGAQTHRVFDNLAAVLAAAGLSLADVIKCNVYLTDMADFAAMNAAYGERFAAPHPARTTVAVAGLPLGARVEIECIARRAAA from the coding sequence ATGACGACCCGCCAATCCGTGTCCGCCGCCGATGCGCCCAAGGCGATCGGCCCCTACTCGCAGGCCATTTGGAACGGCCACGAGCTCTTCTGCTCCGGCCAGACGCCGATTGATCCATCGACCGGTCGCCTGATCGACGGCGATGTCGGCGCGCAGACACATCGCGTGTTCGACAACCTGGCCGCCGTGCTTGCCGCCGCGGGCCTGTCGCTCGCCGACGTCATCAAGTGCAATGTCTACCTGACCGACATGGCGGACTTTGCGGCGATGAACGCGGCCTACGGCGAGCGATTCGCGGCGCCCCACCCCGCGCGTACCACGGTCGCGGTGGCGGGACTGCCGCTCGGCGCGCGGGTCGAGATCGAGTGCATCGCGCGCCGAGCGGCTGCCTGA
- a CDS encoding HDOD domain-containing protein — translation MAYIFDRLTGLINRGEDLPTLPTIVLRLHRVLDDPSKGAGDVAAVIEGDPALTARLLRAANSAAFSRGGQAITSINAAITRMGMNQVRAVCLVLSIVNAFAGRQKGTLDHRVFWAHSVTVATIVAQLWDRIGLARDITPEDAYTVGLLHDVGLLILDQHFAEDLAELLQHRPDPEAELWPFEEEHLGLDHGAIAGLLLGRWSLPAVVGETVAHHHHPTSAPDSCRQLAEIVETAESLCWEAGAELPFEGRPMLTARAALEQLGIPPREVDEIIADIPKVHEKSRSFLA, via the coding sequence GTGGCTTACATCTTCGACCGACTGACAGGCCTCATCAACCGTGGTGAGGACCTGCCGACGCTCCCGACAATCGTCCTCCGCCTGCACCGCGTCCTCGACGACCCGTCGAAGGGCGCCGGTGACGTCGCGGCCGTCATCGAGGGCGACCCGGCCCTGACCGCGCGCCTTCTGCGCGCGGCCAACAGCGCCGCGTTCTCGCGCGGCGGCCAGGCCATCACGTCCATCAACGCGGCCATCACGCGAATGGGCATGAACCAAGTGCGGGCGGTCTGCTTGGTGCTGTCCATCGTGAATGCCTTTGCCGGCCGGCAGAAGGGCACGCTGGACCATCGCGTGTTCTGGGCACACTCGGTCACGGTGGCGACGATCGTCGCCCAGCTGTGGGACCGCATCGGACTGGCGCGCGACATCACGCCCGAGGACGCGTACACGGTTGGCCTGCTGCACGACGTGGGCCTGCTCATCCTCGACCAACACTTCGCCGAGGACCTGGCGGAGCTGCTGCAGCATCGGCCCGACCCCGAGGCCGAGCTCTGGCCCTTCGAGGAAGAGCACCTCGGCCTCGACCACGGCGCCATCGCCGGATTGCTGTTGGGCCGCTGGTCCCTCCCCGCCGTGGTCGGCGAGACCGTCGCGCACCATCACCACCCGACCTCGGCGCCCGACTCCTGCCGCCAGCTGGCGGAGATCGTGGAGACCGCGGAGTCGCTGTGCTGGGAGGCCGGCGCGGAGCTGCCGTTCGAGGGCCGCCCCATGCTGACGGCGCGTGCTGCGCTCGAGCAGCTGGGCATCCCGCCGCGCGAGGTGGACGAGATCATCGCCGACATCCCGAAGGTCCACGAGAAGTCGCGCAGCTTTCTCGCGTAA
- a CDS encoding creatininase family protein: MLPATILTFGATAAAQSAPRTRAMDDLNWMEFAELVPARVKTVILTVGTLEPHGVVNNGADNTAPVAIARGIAADAGINALIAPHLPYGITGAMAPYPGAFAIPEEAYRPFIRAVLDGLSGNKFRDIIIINGHGGPQTAILNEVAREVSLARGVNTLVINWWSLTTDISREVFGSDGGHAGVNETAFIQATDSSLLRRERYTGPDMATPNPVAGAWSAVPFPSSITLYNPGSGWPTDFDPVKARRYQQAVIARVRDLVRDTIAKWRRAGF, encoded by the coding sequence GTGCTCCCTGCCACTATTCTCACGTTCGGTGCCACCGCGGCGGCGCAGTCGGCTCCACGCACCCGCGCGATGGACGACCTCAATTGGATGGAGTTCGCCGAGCTGGTCCCGGCACGGGTCAAGACGGTCATCCTGACCGTCGGTACGCTGGAGCCGCACGGCGTGGTCAACAACGGGGCGGACAACACGGCTCCCGTGGCGATTGCCAGGGGCATCGCGGCGGACGCCGGCATCAACGCGCTGATCGCCCCGCACCTGCCGTACGGCATCACCGGTGCCATGGCACCGTACCCCGGCGCCTTCGCCATCCCCGAGGAGGCGTATCGCCCGTTCATCCGAGCGGTGCTTGACGGGCTGTCGGGCAACAAGTTCCGGGACATCATCATCATCAACGGTCACGGCGGGCCACAGACGGCCATCCTCAACGAGGTGGCACGTGAGGTCTCGCTGGCGCGTGGGGTGAACACCTTGGTCATCAACTGGTGGTCGCTGACCACGGACATCTCACGTGAGGTGTTCGGTTCGGATGGCGGCCACGCCGGCGTGAACGAGACGGCGTTCATCCAGGCCACGGATTCGAGCCTCCTGCGACGCGAGCGCTACACCGGGCCGGACATGGCGACGCCAAACCCCGTCGCTGGCGCCTGGTCGGCCGTACCGTTTCCCTCGAGCATCACGCTGTACAATCCGGGCTCGGGCTGGCCGACGGACTTCGACCCCGTGAAGGCGCGACGGTACCAGCAGGCGGTCATAGCCCGTGTGCGCGACCTAGTGCGGGACACGATCGCGAAGTGGCGACGCGCGGGGTTCTAG
- the dusB gene encoding tRNA dihydrouridine synthase DusB, producing MAFPYPTGPAAVPVFLAPMAGVSESPFRRLCRRWGADVVVTEFLSAEGIRRENEATINKLRFTPDEHPIGVQIFGAEPDAMREAAALVTDVFQPDYIDINFGCPVKKVVKRNGGSGCLRDLDLVQQVIRAVIAGTHLPVTCKIRSGWSEEMRDPVKIALKCQDAGVKAIALHPRTRTQMYTGHARWEEIAAVKAAISIPVIGNGDIKTAEDAWRMQRETGCDGVMIARGSFGQPWIFQQARALLDGKPVPATPGVEQRFHIALEHARMVQAYEADPIGAAIEFRKHLGWYVKGLPNSADLRKKLHAVNSFDEVEGIFVEYLASDWARAAEAA from the coding sequence ATGGCCTTCCCGTACCCCACCGGCCCCGCCGCCGTCCCCGTGTTCCTGGCCCCGATGGCCGGGGTCTCGGAGTCGCCCTTCCGCCGTCTCTGCCGGCGATGGGGCGCGGATGTCGTCGTCACGGAGTTCCTGTCCGCCGAGGGCATCCGTCGGGAGAACGAGGCCACCATCAACAAGCTGCGCTTCACGCCGGATGAGCACCCGATCGGCGTGCAGATCTTCGGTGCCGAGCCGGACGCGATGCGCGAGGCCGCGGCGCTGGTCACCGATGTGTTCCAGCCGGACTACATCGACATCAATTTTGGTTGCCCGGTCAAGAAGGTCGTGAAGCGAAACGGCGGCTCGGGCTGCCTGCGCGATCTCGACTTGGTGCAGCAGGTGATTCGGGCCGTGATTGCCGGCACGCACCTGCCCGTGACCTGCAAGATTCGCAGTGGCTGGAGCGAGGAGATGCGCGATCCCGTGAAGATCGCGCTCAAGTGCCAGGACGCCGGCGTGAAGGCCATCGCGCTGCACCCGCGCACGCGCACGCAGATGTACACGGGGCACGCGCGCTGGGAGGAGATCGCGGCGGTGAAGGCGGCGATCTCGATTCCGGTGATCGGCAACGGCGACATCAAGACCGCCGAGGACGCGTGGCGCATGCAGCGCGAGACCGGCTGCGACGGTGTGATGATTGCCCGCGGCAGTTTCGGCCAGCCGTGGATCTTCCAGCAGGCGCGGGCGCTGCTCGACGGCAAGCCCGTGCCCGCCACGCCAGGCGTCGAGCAGCGATTCCACATCGCGTTGGAGCACGCGCGGATGGTGCAGGCGTACGAAGCGGATCCGATCGGTGCGGCCATCGAGTTCCGCAAGCACCTTGGCTGGTACGTGAAGGGTCTTCCCAACTCGGCGGACCTGCGCAAGAAGCTGCACGCGGTGAATAGCTTCGACGAGGTCGAGGGCATCTTCGTCGAGTATCTCGCCAGCGACTGGGCGCGCGCGGCGGAAGCCGCATGA